Proteins from a single region of Drosophila biarmipes strain raj3 chromosome 3R, RU_DBia_V1.1, whole genome shotgun sequence:
- the LOC108024380 gene encoding neither inactivation nor afterpotential protein G gives MGLKFQKILVLGGIIIGFLSVVVILVGTLLKNNIPNVLAPEERQFAFDYVIVGAGTGGSTLTSLLAKHSNGSVLLVEAGGQFGLLSRIPLLTTFQQKGINDWSFLSVPQKHSSKGLIEQRQCLPRGKGLGGSANLNYMLHFDGHGPDFDAWRDLHNLSDWGWAQVRSFMAAAKPKPPDMFEIPRRYSKLTEALNEAQAQFSHKDWIFRRSTYNIRNGLRFSVLQQFLNPMLHRPNLRLLPNALVKRIQLNSSPMLHAASILVGIKDEENREQEFSIEVRRELILCAGAYQTPQLLLASGIGDAAVLNKLGIPLQHSLPLVGHNLHDHFNVPLFVSMGVTGPTLNQNTLLHPMTLINFLSSGTGPLGNFGVLGNVASYGGSPFGITFFGAGAIDESALMSISNFKGPAFRALFPRYYNASQEGFVVISNCLQPRSRGSVRLLNRHMRRNPLIDPNYLSSEEDVACTIAAIRSAVEMVTSPAFASLHPRIHWPRLQECSNFGPFERDFLDNQPSDHYLECLMRHIGLGSHHPGGTCALGSVVDAQLRLRGVSNVRVVDASVLPRPISGNPNSVVAAIAMRAASWILKSELQAGDLK, from the exons ATGGGTCTGAAATTTCAAA AGATTCTGGTTCTGGGTGGGATTATCATAGGATTCCTGTCTGTCGTCGTGATCCTGGTAGGCACTCTGCTGAAGAACAACATACCAAATGTATTGGCACCGGAGGAGCGACAATTCGCTTTCGACTATGTGATTG TCGGAGCAGGAACGGGAGGCAGCACTCTCACTTCGCTGCTGGCCAAGCACAGCAATGGAAGTGTCCTGCTCGTCGAGGCTGGAGGCCAGTTTGGCCTACTCAGTCGCATTCCCCTGCTGACCACCTTCCAGCAGAAGGGCATCAACGACTGGTCCTTCCTGTCCGTTCCCCAGAAGCACTCCTCCAAAGGTCTCATCGAACAGAGGCAGTGCCTCCCGAGGGGCAAGGGACTAGGTGGCTCCGCCAATCTCAACTATATGCTGCACTTTGATGGTCACGGACCGGACTTTGATGCCTGGCGGGATCTGCACAATCTCAGCGATTGGGGCTGGGCCCAGGTGAGATCCTTTATGGCGGCTGCCAAGCCCAAGCCGCCGGATATGTTCGAAATCCCTCGTCGTTACTCCAAGTTAACTGAGGCACTGAACGAGGCACAGGCTCAGTTTTCCCACAAGGATTGGATCTTCCGTCGGTCCACGTATAATATAAGGAATGGACTGCGTTTTTCAGTGTTGCAGCAGTTCCTGAATCCAATGCTCCATCGCCCCAATCTCCGCCTGCTGCCCAATGCCTTGGTGAAGAGGATTCAACTTAATTCTAGTCCAATGCTCCATGCCGCTTCCATTCTGGTGGGGATTAAGGATGAGGAGAACAGGGAGCAAGAGTTCAGCATCGAGGTGAGGAGAGAGTTAATCCTCTGCGCTGGAGCCTACCAAACTCCTCAGCTTCTTTTGGCCTCTGGAATCGGAGACGCTGCCGTATTGAACAAATTGGGGATTCCCCTTCAGCATAGCCTACCTTTGGTGGGTCACAACCTGCACGATCACTTTAATGTGCCGCTCTTCGTTTCCATGGGAGTTACTGGACCCACACTAAACCAGAACACGCTCCTGCACCCCATGACCTTGATCAATTTCTTGAGCTCTGGAACCGGGCCCTTGGGAAACTTTGGAGTGCTGGGAAATGTGGCCAGCTATGGAGGATCACCCTTCGGCATCACCTTCTTTGGAGCCGGCGCCATTGATGAATCTGCCCTGATGTCCATATCCAATTTTAAGGGACCAGCATTCCGGGCTCTCTTTCCACGCTATTATAACGCCTCCCAGGAGGGCTTCGTGGTCATTTCCAACTGCCTGCAGCCAAGGTCACGGGGTTCTGTGCGTCTCCTTAACCGGCACATGAGAAGAAATCCCCTGATAGATCCCAACTACCTCAGTAGCGAAGAGGACGTGGCCTGCACCATTGCGGCCATTCGAAGTGCAGTGGAG ATGGTCACTTCGCCTGCCTTCGCTTCACTGCATCCCCGCATCCATTGGCCTCGTCTGCAGGAGTGCTCCAACTTCGGTCCCTTTGAAAGGGACTTCTTAGACAACCAACCCTCGGATCACTATCTGGAGTGTCTGATGCGCCACATTGGCCTGGGTTCTCATCATCCAGGAGGCACATGTGCCCTGGGCAGCGTCGTGGACGCACAATTGAG ATTGCGGGGCGTGTCCAATGTGCGAGTGGTAGATGCCAGTG TCCTGCCCCGTCCCATCTCGGGAAATCCCAACTCGGTGGTCGCCGCCATTGCGATGAGAGCCGCCTCTTGGATACTGAAGAGCGAACTGCAGGCCGGTGATTtgaaatga
- the LOC108024690 gene encoding sodium-coupled monocarboxylate transporter 1, which produces MASIEEILGELQQFAWPDYVAFVSMFLLCIGIGIYFGFMNKSVSEDDYMLGGRKMLVIPIAFSLVASFVSGITLLGLPTEVYSYGIQYLYVACGVIGMGVVMGVFYLPVFHDLNITSTYEYLEIRFDRRLRLYGSVMFAIMNVAYLPIVIYVPALAFNQVTGIGVHTITPIVCIICVFYTSLGGLKAVVWTDVVQAVSMVGALSLVAIKGTHDIGGAGVVLERAWNSDRLEAPDLRIDPTVRHTFWCLFFGGIVYWTQTNAVSQNMIQRYLSLPSLGDARKALCIFCAGVLLLMALCGYNGLLIYATYQNCDPLTTKLAKARDQLLPLFVMKTLGELPGMTGLFIAGVFSAALSSLSTCLNSMSAVVLEDFVKPYVKKPLSSSAINWIMRLVVVGVGALCVCLVYVVEHMGTVLQLTMSLEAITNGPLFGIFTIGLFLPWINGNSALLGGTLGVVAMSWVSLNAQWAIASGAISYHTKPLNVEQCDYSFNVTTSLANSTHLVGTAEDIFPLYRISYMWYTTFGASITIIVALLGTLVFGKNNPNKVDPVLLTPCIRKFFTFGSEKPMDAYKADIPQQHKLRHDEVAL; this is translated from the exons ATGGCGAGCATCGAGGAGATTCTGGGCGAGCTGCAGCAGTTCGCCTGGCCGGACTATGTGGCCTTCGTTTCGATGTTCCTGCTCTGCATCGGGATTGGCATATACTTCGGGTTCATGAACAAGTCCGTTTCCGAGGATGACTACATGCTGGGCGGACGAAAGATGCTGGTCATCCCCATCGCCTTCTccttggtggccagcttcgtTTCAGGGATCACGCTGCTCGGTCTGCCCACGGAGGTCTACTCCTATGGCATCCAGTATCTCTATGTGGCCTGCGGCGTCATCGGCATGGGCGTGGTGATGGGCGTGTTTTACCTGCCCGTTTTCCACGACCTGAACATTACCTCCACCTACGAG TATTTGGAGATTCGCTTCGATCGCAGGCTACGCCTTTACGGATCAGTTATGTTTGCCATTATGAAT GTGGCCTATCTTCCCATCGTCATCTATGTACCAGCATTGGCCTTCAACCAGGTGACGGGAATTGGAGTCCATACCATCACGCCGATCGTGTGCATCATCTGCGTGTTCTACACGAGTCTGGGTGGATTAAAGGCGGTGGTCTGGACCGACGTGGTGCAGGCAGTGTCCATGGTGGGAGCACTCTCCCTGGTGGCAATAAAGGGCACACATGACATTGGTGGAGCCGGAGTGGTCTTGGAGCGAGCTTGGAACAGCGATCGGCTGGAAGCACCTGA TCTTCGCATCGATCCCACTGTGCGTCACACATTCTGGTGCTTGTTTTTCGGAGGGATTGTTTACTGGACGCAGACCAATGCTGTTTCCCAGAATATGATCCAGAGATACTTGTCCCTTCCATCCTTGGGGGATGCCAGGAAAGCACTCTGCATCTTCTGCGCCGGCGTGCTACTCCTGATGGCGCTCTGTGGATACAATGGACTGCTGATCTACGCCACCTACCAGAACTGCGATCCCCTGACCACCAAG CTGGCAAAGGCCCGGGATCAACTCCTGCCGCTCTTTGTGATGAAGACACTGGGCGAACTGCCCGGCATGACAGGACTTTTCATTGCCGGCGTCTTCAGTGCCGCCTTAAGTTCCCTCTCCACCTGCCTCAACTCCATGTCCGCCGTGGTGCTGGAGGATTTCGTCAAGCCTTACGTGAAGAAACCGCTCTCCAGCTCGGCCATCAATTGGATTATGCGCCTCGTGGTCGTCGGAGTAGGAGCCCTCTGTGTGTGCCTGGTCTACGTGGTGGAGCACATGGGCACTGTCCTCCAGCTGACCATGAGTCTGGAGGCGATTACGAACGGTCCACTGTTTGGCATCTTCACTATAGGTCTTTTTCTGCCCTGGATTAATGGAAAT AGCGCTTTGCTAGGAGGGACTCTGGGTGTGGTAGCGATGTCCTGGGTGAGTCTGAATGCCCAGTGGGCCATCGCCTCTGGAGCCATTAGCTACCATACGAAACCGCTGAATGTGGAGCAGTGCGACTACAGCTTCAATGTGACCACCAGTCTGGCCAACTCCACTCACCTGGTGGGAACTGCAGA GGACATCTTTCCGCTCTACCGGATCTCTTACATGTGGTACACCACTTTTGGTGCCTCCATCACTATAATCGTAGCTCTGCTAGGAACCTTGGTATTTGGAAAGAATAATCCCAACAAAGTGGATCCAGTGCTGCTCACCCCTTGCATACGAAAGTTCTTCACATTCGGCTCTGAAAAGCCCATG GATGCCTACAAGGCCGACATTCCACAGCAGCACAAGCTCCGTCACGACGAGGTGGCGTTATGA
- the LOC108024689 gene encoding importin-9 — protein MSLQFQNDCGDSVKQAIIEELQNLLSSDTRVLQLAEKRTKQLEYTEGYGVYLSEIIMNQAHELPLRQIAIVMLTRYVENHWADDQDSGGKSNGCMASEQAKRTIRNILPNGLYDPNSKIRSSVAHTISTIAATDYPHGWAELFDIIVKCLGGNEDSIHGAMQVLQDFTYDVEQIKELGPVVIPEVYRIFDSEQNYSIKTRVSAIRILKPLFASIATLITNKDEQSTMMSSILTNFMDKLMHYLSMNSGAGSSFLLRSEIIKVFTHLVNEMPKYINPFLDRVLPIVWQLLTQIAETYVKVSVNQTETSPLASGDSEEDDEQTNFQTLIIQILEFINCILTCNKLRGSIKNVLADLIYITIVYIQLSEEQLEDWQDDPEKFVDDEEDGGVELTVRMCGRDVLLAINDEFGANAIQPLQEALGSHFSVAEAEKAANNPNWWKIQEACMDAVHAFRDIILEGDSTFDLLNYLNIVRNLLVHQESPPLVGRALWTLSTYSKSDLYNPQMLAEILDVTLCSLSPEKSHILRISAVRTLNGFLQANETIEGEKRTLLVSKLPGFLEGIMALVPGCRATVLALLMEALTIMVKFDAEFAFASQAKITPLALAVFLKYTEDPFVLETVQDLIKALCQRKECLGPLQEKFIPTIVSILGLTGAASTEKQDIALDVLNTIVRYTEPPLSNSLLETAFPAVINCVMHTDDHAVMVAGGECLRSFINVSPEQICSYKNGEGVNCIMQVVATVLLNPMNSEMTAAGQVGRLVITIITKMGSMLGQNVDMLLKAVISKMQNLECLKVIMNLVLIFAHLFLTQMDAVLNFLSTVPGPNGEPAMQFVLTNWLSRQNSFFGNYERKVTTMALCKLFEYGVATQDNRLTTITFKELVDDPTDTRRRTRSVAATTQKWVTIPALVKIFKVLISEYQHFQESKTDEPLTDSEEDGEPDDAPGNAAKPRYISDLFETDDDHADDEQLLQELLKETNYQGDIADNLQKFLTTFAQNEHFPTFYEHLTEGERLVLLNKVQQK, from the exons ATGTCGCTGCAATTTCAGAACGACTGCGGAGATTCCGTGAAGCAGGCGATCATCGAGGAGCTGCAGAACCTGCTGAGCTCGGACACGAGGGTCCTGCAGCTGGCGGAGAAGCGGACGAAGCAGCTGGAGTACACGGAAG GCTATGGCGTCTACCTGTCCGAGATCATCATGAACCAGGCGCACGAGCTGCCGCTCCGACAGATTGCAATCGTGATGCTCACTCGCTATGTGGAGAACCACTGGGCGGATGACCAGGATTCGGGCGGAAAGTCCAATGGCTGCATGGCCAGCGAGCAGGCAAAGCGCACCATCCGCAACATCCTGCCCAATGGTCTATACGACCCTAACTCCAAGATCCGCTCCTCGGTTGCCCACACCATCTCCACCATTGCAGCCACGGATTACCCGCACGGTTGGGCGGAGCTATTTGACATCATTGTCAAGTGCCTGGGCGGCAATGAGGATTCCATTCATGGAGCCATGCAGGTCCTGCAGGACTTCACCTACGATGTGGAGCAGATTAAGGAACTGGGTCCAGTGGTCATACCCGAGGTCTATCGCATTTTCGACTCGGAGCAGAATTACTCCATCAAGACCCGTGTGTCGGCCATCCGCATCCTGAAGCCTCTGTTCGCTTCCATTGCCACATTGATTACCAACAAGGATGAGCAGAGCACCATGATGAGCTCCATTCTGACAAACTTCATGGACAAGCTTATGCATTACCTTAGCATGAACAGCGGCGCCGGGTCGAGTTTCCTCCTCCGCTCGGAAATCATCAAGG TCTTCACTCACTTGGTCAACGAGATGCCCAAGTACATAAACCCCTTCTTGGACCGCGTTTTGCCCATCGTCTGGCAGCTGCTCACCCAGATTGCCGAGACGTACGTAAAGGTGTCGGTAAACCAGACTGAGACGAGTCCCCTGGCCAGCGGAGACAGCGAGGAGGATGACGAACAGACTAATTTCCAAACACTGATCATTCAGATCCTAGAGTTCATTAACTGCATCCTGACATGCAACAAACTGCGCGGCAGCATCAAGAACGTGCTGGCCGACCTCATCTACATCACAATCGTCTACATTCAGCTGAGCGAGGAGCAGCTAGAGGACTGGCAGGATGATCCGGAAAAGTTCGTGGACGATGAGGAAGATGGTGGTGTGGAGCTGACGGTGCGCATGTGCGGCCGCGATGTTCTGCTG GCCATCAACGACGAGTTCGGAGCCAATGCCATTCAGCCCTTGCAGGAAGCCTTGGGCAGTCATTTCAGCGTGGCCGAGGCGGAGAAGGCGGCCAACAACCCGAACTGGTGGAAGATCCAGGAGGCCTGCATGGATGCCGTACACGCATTCCGCGACATCATTCTCGAGGGCGACTCTACGTTTGACCTGCTCAACTATTTGAACATTGTTCGCAATCTGCTTGTGCACCAGGAATCGCCCCCTCTCGTGGGCCGCGCCCTTTGGACTCTGAGCACCTACTCCAAGTCGGATCTCTACAACCCGCAGATGTTGGCCGAGATCCTTGATGTAACGCTGTGCAGCTTGTCGCCGGAAAAGTCTCACATCTTGCGGATCAGCGCTGTACGCACCCTGAATGGTTTCCTCCAGGCGAACGAAACTATTGAGGGGGAGAAGCGCACTTTGCTAGTGTCCAAGCTGCCCGGTTTCTTAGAGGGGATCATGGCTTTGGTGCCGGGCTGCAGGGCCACAGTTTTGGCCTTGCTAATGGAGGCGTTGACCATCATGGTTAAG TTTGATGCTGAATTCGCCTTTGCCAGCCAGGCAAAGATTACGCCCTTGGCCCTTGCTGTGTTCCTTAAATACACCGAGGATCCGTTTGTGCTCGAAACGGTGCAGGATCTTATCAAAGCGCTGTGCCAGCGCAAGGAGTGCCTGGGACCGCTGCAGGAGAAGTTCATTCCAACAATCGTGAGCATCCTAGGGCTGACAGGAGCAGCCTCCACTGAGAAGCAAGACATTGCCCTAGATGTTCTAAACACAATCGTCCGCTACACGGAGCCACCACTGAGTAATTCTTTGCTGGAGACTGCCTTCCCCGCCGTAATCAACTGCGTCATGCACACGGATGACCATGCCGTCATGGTAGCTGGCGGCGAGTGCCTGCGCAGTTTCATTAATGTTTCGCCAGAACAGATTTGCAGCTACAAGAACGGCGAGGGTGTCAACTGCATCATGCAGGTGGTGGCCACTGTTCTCCTGAATCCGATGAACAGCGAAATGACGGCTGCCGGCCAAGTAGGACGCCTTGTTATCACCATCATCACGAAAATGGGTAGCATGCTGGGTCAGAATGTGGACATGCTCCTGAAGGCTGTGATTAGCAAAATGCAGAATCTTGAGTGCCTAAAAGTGATCATGAATCTGGTCTTAATCTTCGCTCATTTGTTCCTTACCCAAATGGACGCCGTCCTTAATTTCCTGTCCACTGTCCCCGGACCAAACGGAGAGCCAGCGATGCAGTTTGTCCTCACCAATTGGCTTTCGCGCCAAAACTCCTTCTTTGGCAACTATGAGCGAAAG GTCACCACCATGGCTCTGTGCAAGCTGTTTGAGTACGGAGTGGCCACACAGGACAACCGCTTGACCACAATAACCTTTAAGGAGCTGGTGGACGATCCCACAGACACACGTAGACGTACCCGCTCAGTGGCGGCTACAACCCAGAAGTGGGTTACCATTCCGGCGCTCGTGAAGATCTTCAAGGTTTTGATCTCCGAGTACCAGCACTTCCAAGAGAGCAAGACCGACGAGCCTCTCACGGACAGCGAGGAGGACGGCGAACCTGATGATGCCCCAGGAAATGCGGCCAAGCCACGTTACATCTCCGATCTGTTTGAAACTGACGACGATCATGCCGACGAtgagcagctgctgcaggagCTGCTCAAGGAAACCAACTACCAGGGCGACATTGCCGACAATCTGCAGAAGTTCCTTACCACCTTCGCGCAGAACGAGCATTTCCCCACCTTCTACGAACACCTCACCGAGGGCGAACGCCTCGTCCTGCTCAACAAGGTGCAGCAGAAGTAA
- the LOC108024836 gene encoding ATP-dependent DNA helicase 2 subunit 1 translates to MSTWNPENDVDLLSGSEDEEAVAMKRDYHGREALLFVVDANLQTSGVDRLMDALNIIRTAFISGILVNDKDLIGLLFANTKHSPPPLEANALDNIVMPEDCAVFLPLRQLTKPIVEHYLEFMGGVETQFASTYGLVEPDGHGRFDLMIRLCIEMLEKCGKKLNNAKIVYLTDVSTPHPSFSNHFQAALQKASDLEGKEFEFHVIPMVDDFDYEPFYKEFITLSRAIEMDSFKVPDAQMLREILADRKLKQDFLRRCLGHFSFFLGPNLSMSVQYYNYFQRRAYPRKVQILRRDNSLVSTKRVITVQKKDEESEEVLHEYQIKSTGGWYSCNVGGQNLRISTEQMNRIRNLHKPQMMLLGFKHRSSLPEVIYSKPSNFMYPDDQSIIGSKRLFRALWERCLAREKIAICLFMSRRKSIPRYVALVPVEAPDKEEEKNYRSLLCGDGFKIVYLPEAKHIRNIDMYDWNDTGNTASDEGVEFFQKVIKKLRIDYQPNLINDPSLDALQANLLALSLDFTTDNKSIDNLLDTTQQDKRIEKILPDYEKIFDPEEEPAKKRAAKSTADGASAPKIPKVDEKQLKDLNFVKGLIKDQSLLNCTAVQLQFILRFHFDISMPKSSKKDKLVERIEATCDYTA, encoded by the exons ATGAGCACCTGGAACCCGGAAAACGATGTGGACCTCCTGTCCGGCtccgaggacgaggaggcAGTGGCCATGAAGCGGGACTACCACGGTCGGGAGGCCCTTCTGTTCGTTGTGGACGCAAATCTGCAGACATCCGGCGTGGATCGCCTGATGGATGCTCTGAACATCATTCGCACAGCCTTTATATCCGGAATCCTGGTCAACGACAAGGACCTCATCGGGCTTCTATTCGCCAACACCAAGCACAGTCCTCCGCCGCTGGAAGCCAATGCCTTGGACAACATCGTGATGCCAGAGGACTGCGCCGTGTTCCTGCCCCTACGACAGCTAACTAAACCCATTGTGGAGCACTACCTGGAGTTCATGGGCGGTGTGGAGACACAGTTCGCCAGCACGTACGGCCTAGTAGAGCCCGATGGGCACGGCAGGTTTGACCTTATGATCCGCCTTTGCATCGAGATGCTGGAGAAGTGCGGCAAGAAGTTGAATAACGCCAAGATCGTTTACTTGACCGATGTGAGCACGCCGCATCCGTCGTTCAGCAATCATTTTCAGGCTGCCCTGCAAAAGGCCAGCGACTTGGAAGGCAAAGAGTTCGAATTTCATGTTATTCCCATGGTAGATGACTTTGATTACGAGCCTTTTTACAAAGAATTCATCACTCTTTCAAGAG CCATTGAAATGGACTCCTTTAAAGTACCAGATGCCCAAATGCTGCGAGAGATCCTGGCTGACCGCAAGCTGAAGCAGGACTTCCTGCGCCGCTGCCTGGGCCACTTCAGCTTCTTCCTGGGTCCCAACCTCTCCATGTCCGTACAATACTACAACTATTTTCAGCGACGCGCCTATCCGCGCAAAGTGCAAATCCTGCGCAGGGACAACAGCTTGGTGAGCACGAAGCGGGTGATCACGGTGCAAAAGAAGGACGAGGAGTCTGAGGAAGTTCTTCATGAGTACCAGATCAAGTCGACGGGCGGTTGGTACAGTTGCAACGTGGGCGGCCAGAACCTGCGAATAAGCACGGAGCAGATGAACCGGATACGCAACCTGCACAAGCCTCAAATGATGCTGCTGGGCTTCAAGCACCGCTCCTCCCTGCCGGAAGTGATCTACAGCAAGCCTTCGAACTTTATGTATCCCGACGATCAGAGCATCATCGGATCAAAGCGTCTATTTCGGGCTCTGTGGGAGCGCTGCTTGGCGCGTGAGAAGATAGCCATCTGCTTGTTTATGAGCAGGCGCAAATCAATCCCGCGTTATGTGGCTCTTGTGCCGGTCGAGGCACCAGACAAAGAGGAGGAGAAGAACTACCGCTCGCTGCTCTGTGGTGATGGTTTTAAGATTGTCTACCTGCCGGAGGCCAAGCACATCCGGAACATAGACATGTACGATTGGAACGATACTGGAAATACGGCTTCCGACGAGGGCGTCGAGTTTTTCCAGAAGGTCATCAAGAAGCTGCGTATTGACTACCAACCCAATCTTATCAACGATCCAAGTCTGGATGCCTTGCAGGCCAATCTTCTGGCCCTATCCCTCGACTTCACGACGGACAACAAAAGCATTGATAATCTGCTGGACACCACGCAACAGGACAAGCGCATCGAAAAGATTCTGCCTGACTACGAGAAGATCTTCGATCCGGAGGAGGAGCCAGCCAAGAAAAGAGCGGCTAAATCCACCGCAGACGGTGCAAGCGCCCCGAAAATACCCAAGGTCGACGAGAAGCAGCTCAAGGACTTGAACTTTGTAAAGGGCCTTATCAAGGATCAGAGCTTGTTAAACTGCACAGCAGTCCAACTTCAGTTTATTTTGAGGTTCCATTTCGATATCTCGATGCCCAAGTCCTCAAAAAAGGACAAATTGGTCGAGCGAATCGAGGCAACTTGTGATTACACCGCCTAA
- the LOC108024384 gene encoding prefoldin subunit 3 produces MTGIMDSVEMPKLPENQKTFAGIPEAVFLEEIDSFMAQPENENCEKVLQRLDEQHGKYRFMAYNLEARRRKLKSQIPDLERSLEMVNVLRKEDQERETQFLLSDQVFIKTLVPPTKTVYLWLGASVMLEYPLDEAEALLKQNVTSAVGNLKSVEHDQDFLRDQITTTEVNMARVYNWGVKKRQAAAKTNATTPS; encoded by the exons ATGACTGGCATTATGGACTCGGTGGAAATGCCCAAATTACCGGAAAACCAGAAGACCTTCGCCGGCATCCCGGAGGCAGTGTTCCTG GAGGAGATCGACTCGTTCATGGCGCAGCCGGAGAACGAGAACTGCGAGAAGGTGCTCCAGCGGCTGGACGAGCAGCACGGCAAGTACCGATTCATGGCCTACAACCTGGAGGCGCGTCGGCGCAAGCTGAAGTCCCAAATTCCCGACCTGGAGCGCTCCCTGGAGATGGTGAATGTGCTGCGCAAGGAGGACCAGGAGCGCGAGACGCAGTTCCTGCTCAGCGACCAGGTGTTCATCAAAACGCTGGTGCCGCCCACGAAAACAGTCTACCTCTGGCTGGGGGCCAGCGTTATGCTCGAGTACCCACTGGACGAGGCTGAGGCGCTGCTCAAGCAGAATGTCACATCGGCCGTGGGCAATCTGAAGTCCGTGGAGCACGACCAGGACTTTCTGAG GGATCAAATCACAACCACTGAGGTGAACATGGCGCGGGTGTACAACTGGGGCGTGAAAAAGCGGCAGGCCGCTGCCAAGACCAACGCCACCACCCCCTCGTAA
- the LOC108024414 gene encoding 39S ribosomal protein L40, mitochondrial → MSLLGAFARLSLQRSGGFTGVALARCLQTTPVLCAEPLKKKKKLDPQIVKQREDRKKKKIEKQIRRLEKNARQLKPVEELEVPLELIDEKDKRQRKLTPLGSAELEERVLLKKQWAHYKHDERVADFQIIDRLVQAQNKALAELRRESEELYQAAIEIDPQLLPVAVKGPVATPPIKNYVSPDGDYLHQSMKWEVK, encoded by the exons atgtcgCTGTTAGGCGCCTTTGCCAG ACTAAGCTTACAGAGGAGTGGCGGCTTCACCGGCGTCGCCCTTGCACGTTGCCTCCAAACGACTCCCGTGCTCTGCGCGGAGCCCCtcaagaaaaagaagaaactGGACCCACAGATCGTCAAACAGCGCGAGGAccgcaagaagaagaagatagAGAAGCAGATCCGCCGGCTGGAGAAGAATGCGCGGCAGCTGAAGCCGGTGGAGGAACTGGAGGTTCCCCTGGAGCTCATCGATGAAAAGGA CAAACGCCAGAGGAAGCTTACCCCACTGGGCAGTGCTGAGCTGGAGGAACGTGTTCTCCTCAAGAAGCAGTGGGCGCACTATAAGCACGACGAGCGCGTGGCCGACTTCCAGATCATCGACCGTCTGGTCCAGGCACAAAACAAGGCTCTGGCGGAGCTCCGCCGGGAATCCGAGGAGCTGTACCAGGCGGCCATCGAAATCGATCCACAGCTGCTGCCCGTCGCTGTCAAAGGACCcgtggccacgccccccatCAAGAACTATGTCAGTCCCGATGGAGATTACCTGCACCAGTCCATGAAATGGGAGGTGAAGTGA